One segment of Chelonia mydas isolate rCheMyd1 chromosome 13, rCheMyd1.pri.v2, whole genome shotgun sequence DNA contains the following:
- the NPBWR2 gene encoding neuropeptides B/W receptor type 2: MKSEYSSLSLKAAMENNFKISNLNTTCNDTSDGRYLDNGTRSNFTFHEQSPDFYVVLPVIYSAICAVGLTGNTAVIYVILKAPKMKTVTNMFILNLAIADDLFTLVLPINIAEHLLHYWPFGEILCKIILSIDHYNIFSSIYFLTVMSIDRYLVVLATVRSKRMPHRTYRAARIVSLCIWALVTIIVLPFIIFANVYVDGLEIKSCGLNFPKPERFWFKASRIYTLILGFAIPVSTICILYTMMLYKLRNMHLNSNAKALDKAKKKVTIMVFIVLAVCLFCWTPFHLATIVALTTDLAQTSVVIGISYFITSLSYANSCLNPFLYAFLDDSFRKSFRKMLECRAA; the protein is encoded by the coding sequence ATGAAATCTGAATACAGTTCATTATCCCTGAAAGCAGCCATGGAAAATAATTTCAAGATAAGCAATCTGAACACCACCTGCAATGATACAAGTGATGGCAGGTACTTGGACAATGGCACAAGGTCCAACTTCACCTTCCATGAACAGTCTCCTGACTTCTACGTGGTCCTCCCAGTGATTTACTCTGCGATCTGTGCAGTGGGGCTCACAGGCAATACTGCTGTCATCTACGTGATCCTCAAGGCCCCTAAGATGAAGACAGTGACCAACATGTTCATCCTGAACCTAGCTATAGCTGATGACTTGTTCACTTTGGTCCTGCCCATTAACATTGCTGAGCATCTCTTGCACTACTGGCCCTTTGGAGAAATCCTCTGCAAGATCATCCTGTCCATAGACCACTACAACATCTTCTCTAGCATCTATTTCCTCACGGTGATGAGCATAGACAGGTACCTGGTTGTCCTGGCCACTGTCCGGTCCAAGAGGATGCCCCATCGTACCTATCGAGCAGCCAGAATTGTCAGTCTGTGCATCTGGGCCCTGGTCACCATCATAGTTCTCCCTTTCATCATCTTTGCCAATGTCTATGTAGATGGCCTGGAGATCAAGAGCTGTGGTCTCAATTTCCCCAAACCTGAGAGGTTTTGGTTCAAGGCCAGCAGGATCTATACCCTAATCCTTGGCTTTGCCATTCCTGTATCCACCATCTGCATTCTCTATACCATGATGCTGTATAAACTGAGGAACATGCACTTGAATTCAAATGCTAAAGCCCTAGACAAAGCCAAGAAGAAGGTTACCATTATGGTCTTCATCGTCCTGGCTGTGTGCCTCTTCTGCTGGACCCCCTTCCACCTGGCCACCATCGTGGCTTTGACCACTGACTTAGCGCAGACCTCTGTAGTCATAGGTATCTCCTACTTCATCACCAGTTTGAGCTATGCCAATTCATGCTTGAATCCTTTCTTGTATGCTTTCTTGGATGACAGTTTTCGGAAAAGTTTCAGAAAGATGCTGGAATGCAGAGCTGCTTAA